The Acidobacteriota bacterium region CGTGGTTCCTAGCGCGCAAAAAAACGATTGGGGACGGGTCGCCAAGCGCATCCGCGTGCCGCTTGGCTTCCTCTTCGCCATCGTTTACCTCTGGTTTGCGCGGCCGGCCTGGGAAGCGCTCGCGCTCGGCGCGGCCATTGCGGCGCTCGGACTCTGGCTCCGCGCCTTCGCTTCTGGGTACGTGAAAAAGGCGCAGGAGCTCACCACCACCGGCCCGTACGCGTACACCCGCAACCCGCTTTATCTCGGCTCCATGATCATTGCCGCCGGCTTCGCGGTAGCTGCCCGCAGCTGGTGGCTCGCGGCCGGCATGGCGGCGATGTTCCTCGCCATCTATGTTCCCGTGATCCGCTTTGAGGAGGACCTGCTGCGTGGATTGTTCCCGCACGACGTCGACGCATACTTCGCCCGCGTCCCGCGCCTGCTGCCCCGCCTGCGTGCGGAAAAGTCCGCAGCCGGCGGCGGTGCGGGATTCTCCCGCGAAGGCTTCTCTCTGGAACTCTATCTGCGGCATCGCGAGTACAACGCCGCCGTCGGAGCGCTCGTGATGTTCGCCGCGCTGGCGGCCAAGCTGGTCTGGTGGCGGTAACGGCTTTGGGCAACCTCGGGGGTGCGCGATCTTGGGATACCATCAGATGATGCGTCTCGCCCCCGCGCTGCTCGCGCTCGCGCTGCTCGCCGCCGCTCCCCTCACTGCCGCGCAGAGGCCCGCGCCGCCGTCTCCCGCAGCGCCCTCCGCAAACCAGTCCGCCGCGCCGAGGCCCGCTCCCGACGTCATCACCACCAATACGCGCATCATCCCGCCGCCGGCGAATCACAAGTTTCCCAACGGACAGACCTTGGTCTACGACGTGGAGTGGCGGTTGTGGCGCGCCGGTAGCGCTAGCATCCGGCTCGATGCGGCTGGAGCAGAAGAGCGCATCACCGGCACTGCCGATTCCTCCGGCGTAGTGTCGCTGCTCTATGGCGTGCACGATCGCTTCGAGACTTTCTTCGACGCCAAGACTTTCTGCTCGCGCCAGATCACCAAGAACACCGAAGAAGGCTTTCGCAAACGCCAGACGCAGATCCGCTTCGATCACGCGCGTGGCAAGGCCGTGCTCGACGAGAAAGACTTGAAGAAGGGCACCGCGAAACATGTGGAGAACGACATCCCCGCCTGCGCCACCGACGTGCTTTCCGGCATCTTCTACGTGGCGTCGCTGCCGCTCGCGCCGAACGTGACTTACACCCTGCCACTCAACGACGGCGGCAAGACGGCGGAAGTGAAGGTCACGGTCGAAGCGCGCGAGAAGATCAAGACGCCGGCCGGCGAGTTCAACACCGTGCGCGTGCAGCCCGAGTCGCTCGCGGGGCTGGTGAAGAGCCGCGGCAGGATCTGGCTGTGGTACACCGACGACGCTGCGCACACGCCGGTGCAGATGCGTGCCAAGATGGGGTGGGGAACGCTCACCTTCCGGCTCACGCGCATCGAGAGGAAATAGAAGAGTCTATTGCAGGCGAAAGCGCTCGTTCATCAGCCGCTGCAGGCGCGGCTTGTAGAGCAGATCGTAGGCCAGCTCTTTGTCGGGGAACAGGGCGAGCGCGGCGCGCTTCGTGCCGGCCACCAGTTCGGCAGCCTCTTCCACCGTCAGGTTCTCGTCGCCGCAGATGACCTGCGTCACCATGTTCATCATCAGCTGCAGGCGGCGGATCTTGCGGTTCTCTTCTTCGATCTCCGCATTCGACATCCGCGCAGTATGCTCGGCGTGCTCTGCATGCCCCGGCCTGCTGGTGTCCGCTGATCCCATGTCTCGAATCCCCTGGCTCGAATCCCCTGGCTCGCTCTGCCGCGAATCATACTCTGAAAGCGTCATTCGATTGCAAGCTGCGCTTGGGGATTGCAAGCGCCTAGCGGCGTTCCGGCGGCGCCACCGCGACCGTCTTCCCGTCGAGGATGAAAGTCACCGCGCCTTCGAGGTCGGTGCGATGCGTGAGCACGTGCGCATTCTCCAGGCGCCAGAGCACGTCCGTGCGCGGATGCCCGAACGGACTGCGATAGCCCACCGAGATCACGGCGACTTTGGGCTGCACCGCGGCGAGCAGCTCCGGGATGGTAGAGGTCGCGCTGCCGTGGTGCCCCACCTTCAGCAGGTCGGCGCGCGGCTCCTCCGTCGCGATCAGCTTCTCCACCTTCTTTTCCGCATCACCCTCGAGTAGTGCCGTGGTCGCCCCAAACG contains the following coding sequences:
- a CDS encoding isoprenylcysteine carboxylmethyltransferase family protein codes for the protein MVPSAQKNDWGRVAKRIRVPLGFLFAIVYLWFARPAWEALALGAAIAALGLWLRAFASGYVKKAQELTTTGPYAYTRNPLYLGSMIIAAGFAVAARSWWLAAGMAAMFLAIYVPVIRFEEDLLRGLFPHDVDAYFARVPRLLPRLRAEKSAAGGGAGFSREGFSLELYLRHREYNAAVGALVMFAALAAKLVWWR
- a CDS encoding DUF3108 domain-containing protein, translated to MMRLAPALLALALLAAAPLTAAQRPAPPSPAAPSANQSAAPRPAPDVITTNTRIIPPPANHKFPNGQTLVYDVEWRLWRAGSASIRLDAAGAEERITGTADSSGVVSLLYGVHDRFETFFDAKTFCSRQITKNTEEGFRKRQTQIRFDHARGKAVLDEKDLKKGTAKHVENDIPACATDVLSGIFYVASLPLAPNVTYTLPLNDGGKTAEVKVTVEAREKIKTPAGEFNTVRVQPESLAGLVKSRGRIWLWYTDDAAHTPVQMRAKMGWGTLTFRLTRIERK